CTCACAATCCTGTCCTCCATGCTAGGACCAAGCATATGGAGTTAGACATCTTTTTTGTTAGAGATAAAGTTCTTAACAAAAGTCTCATTGTCACTCATGTTCCCTCCTTGGATCAGGTTGCTGACATCTTTACCAAAGCCTTATCACCCACAAGATTTGCTGCTTTGGCTTCCAATCTCAAGGTTGTTGACAAGTTCTCCCTTCATCACCCACCTTGAGCTTGCGGGGGTGTATTAGAGATATACTATAGACTAGTTAGTTCTAGTCAACTATCCTGTTAGTTGACTAATAGTTAGCAATTATAATAGTCTTTAGGAAAGACTATATATACCAATTGTATCCAACTGTAATTGTTACCAATTTACATAATAGAATTCAGTTACAAcaaacactctctctctctactctctctctctctactctctctctTTTCTGAGTTTGGTTCATCTTCAACATTTGCAAAGGTCACACTCATTCTGAAAATTAATATCTTGATTGAATTTTTTCTTCCATTCAATTTCAGGGGAATTATGGACCAGGGAGTCTAAAGAGCAATGGTGAGTGATCTTTACTCAGTACTACATGAGTACATGTTTGTACATTAAGTAGTAGTTGTGCATCATGAACCTTGAATTTGTGAATTGAATGTAATCCAAGGTTTTAATATATTTGTTTGTGAATTAATTTGGTTTGATTTAACCTGCAGAGTGCCCATCACAATGCACTAGAAGATGTGCACAGACACAATATCACAAGCCCTGCATGTTCTTCTGCCAAAAATGCTGTGCCAAGTGTTTGTGTGTCCCTCCTGGCTACTATGGGAACAAGTCTGTGTGCCCCTGCTACAACAACTGGAAGACCAAGCGTGGAGGACCCAAATGCCCTTGAATGATTTCCCACAGTTCaaacttaattaattttatattaattatattactCAAAGAAGTGGAGCTATATAGCCACAGATATTTCTACTTGGGGGTAGCACACCTACTGCAGTTGGATCATCACTATGACTATAACCATCATGTTCCCTGCAATGAAATTAATTATATCGTTAATTTTGCTATAGGAAACCTGTATTGATATATTTGAACCCCTCTTCCTAAACAAGCAACAGAGGGCTCttcatataattaattaattaataaattgtcTTAATTTCTCACTTGTCCTAATTACCTTGTTGTATAATATAATAATCTCTTTTCCGTAATTTTAGTTTGTTGTTTGGAGTCACGACATGTCTTATAGTAGTTTAACTTCAGAGAACTTAATTATATAAACATATCGCTGAGTAGCGATTGACCACAATATGCGTTTCATTCTCCTGGACGATGAACGAACTCTTGACATCATAGTTACAAACTAAACTAATCATTCCTTTCATTTTTTAACAATCTAAATAAAAAGGACGGACCACTTAAACTTGTTGATAACTAAACATTTAGATGAAATGagatttgggtttgagttttttttttaatgtaacgATGTTAAATATTTAGTGTAGAAATTTTGCCGCCAATAATTATATTACTGACTCGAATATATTGTCTCAAGATAATGTATagttcttttaaaataaatagAGTCCTGGTTAAAGTTTTAGTGGTTTTaaaaaaggtttttttttttaagattgaacagccaatattaattaaataaaaactcaaaagccCAACAAAAAATAATCAAAGCAAAAAGATAAAGGAGTAAATGTCTTTCATTGACTAAAAACCGAAACTAATTGTCTGTTTTTTTAGTGGGaactaattgttttttttttcacattaaaaagataaattacaccgtTTAGAGATTATTTGTTTGACTAAAAGGATTGTCAAATCACtttccacaaaaaaaaaatagaaattgtCAATTTATACTACTTGAAAAATTAGTTTAATATTTTGACAAAACAATCAGTTTAGTATAAAATGGTGAGACGTTCAAAAAAAATGGTGAGCCGTTATTCTCATTGGTATTTATTTACACAGCTAAATTAATTGGTGGATGACTGTTAGGCCCAAACTCATTCTCTAGCTTAACTCCATTGCTAATAAAGATTAAAGCCCAACAAATAAGCCGCATGAAACCTGGCTAGTACACTTATATGCCTCCTTCAACCTTCGTTTGACAAAAATAATAACCCTTCACAGTAcccttttgacaaaaaaaagcaTTCAGGTTACAATTCCTTAAGATTGAGCTGAGGCTTtgtattgacaaaaaaaactgAGGCTTTGTTGAAAAAATAAAGCTTAAATAACCTTTTAGTCCCTGATATTGTAAAAAGAATCAAATTAAGTCCTTGAAATTTTTTCGCATCTAATAGAAtctatagaattttttttaatcaaattaatgaCAAAGTGTGTTTTTTTGCCTTTGTGTCTCAAAGTTTACCCAATCATAagttccacgtggcttttacaTATCTAgtcatttttttaattccacatcATATATTAAAACCTAAAAtataaaaactcaaaaactaaaatctagaacttgttccagccaagaacatagagatagggtatagtacctagagtgatgAGATTGTAAcaagagagaatctagagagagataTGTGTAACTGCCTGAATGTAACCGcttaaagagagaaaataactgaattaaGAGTTTGTTATtgagtaaatgagccaagagtctctTACatgtggtaaccgctccctatttataggctaggggttgGGCCTTGCGAGTTTAACTATCCCtattgggccagttgggcctcgcggGGGAGGCCCAACTCTGAGCCTGTGTGACCACCATGAGGCGGGCTACCCTAGGCGAGCCCTCTGGAGGGCTCGctcagtccacaagtccacaagacaccgagctcgaagcatgagagctaagtgtgtctttaaaaatGAAGGTACAAACATCATAATAAGCTAGCCTAAGTTAAGTCTACCGAGGAATATAgtaggtcgccaacatggcgtgaagtGAATACAAATTTATCTTTACAAATTTCCTGAAGTCCACAAGTCCATAGGTGCACTTGTGGCGACGAAGACAAGCCCGCTCGCCTTGTAGCGTTTTGCGAGCACCCGTTAGTTTGCTGTTACGGCACGTGAGGGTCATGCGTGACATGTCGGTTGAATTGTAAAGGTTAGCGAATCTtcagaatctcaaccgctacTCCCGAAACGTCCCCTCGAATCTTCATAATCATGATAGAGCCTGTCCCTCTAGATTTTTGGCCAATCAACCGCTATAGCTTCCCATTTAATGCGTCGTTCGCTCTTCCCAAAAATCTGCGCCTTTCCCCAAAGTAATCATTTCTTTTCGTCATTATGAGGCATGATTCTCCACTACTTCCCCATGATCTCAACCAACCATCCATAGGAGATTCACACGCGTCTCCCTCCAACAGTCACCCCCTTCCTATAAAAACCTTGTTCCTCTACCGTCTGG
This is a stretch of genomic DNA from Lotus japonicus ecotype B-129 chromosome 1, LjGifu_v1.2. It encodes these proteins:
- the LOC130742391 gene encoding gibberellin-regulated protein 6-like encodes the protein MAKLVCVLLLALIAISMIATQVMAKENAQYHLDSGNYGPGSLKSNECPSQCTRRCAQTQYHKPCMFFCQKCCAKCLCVPPGYYGNKSVCPCYNNWKTKRGGPKCP